The Hymenobacter oligotrophus genome has a window encoding:
- a CDS encoding NHL repeat-containing protein: MRLFLPSLAAVLFACTLPQTTYAQGVGIGTTTPASSAALEVSSTTSGFLLPRMTFVQRQSITSPVAGLLVFQTDVTVGVYYYDGTNWVNLTTGTPVAYVNVVSTLAGGSIGYADGTGTAARFFVPWGIAYDGSANLYVADSENNRIRKIVVATGEVTTLAGNGNAGAVNGTGTAAEFYLPRGIAYHNGNLYVAEYGAHRIRRIAAATGVVTSYAGSTNASLGSTDGLGSLARFDSPTALACDASGTLYVADLGNNRIRKITGATTGVVTTLAGSSQGMTDGTGTAAQFSGPIGVACDASGNVYVADAGNHRIRKIVAATGVVTTLAGSSQGMTDGTGTAAQFSGPIGVGCDPSGNVYVTDAGNNRVRKVVAATGAVTTLAGGTAGSADGLGTAAQFDSPRSVVCDSNGNAYVTDGNSRIRVVK, from the coding sequence ATGCGTCTTTTTTTACCCTCGTTGGCTGCCGTGCTGTTTGCCTGTACTTTGCCGCAGACCACATACGCGCAAGGCGTTGGCATCGGCACCACCACTCCCGCTTCGTCGGCCGCTTTGGAGGTCAGCTCTACCACCAGCGGTTTTCTGCTGCCCCGCATGACGTTTGTGCAGCGGCAAAGCATTACCAGCCCCGTCGCCGGCTTGCTGGTGTTTCAGACCGACGTCACCGTGGGCGTGTATTATTACGACGGCACCAATTGGGTTAACCTTACCACGGGCACTCCGGTAGCTTACGTAAACGTGGTCAGCACGCTGGCGGGCGGCAGCATTGGCTATGCCGACGGCACGGGCACGGCGGCGAGGTTTTTTGTACCGTGGGGTATTGCCTACGATGGCAGCGCCAACCTCTACGTAGCGGATTCCGAAAATAACCGCATTCGCAAAATTGTGGTGGCAACCGGCGAAGTCACGACCCTGGCGGGCAACGGCAACGCCGGTGCGGTAAACGGCACGGGCACGGCCGCCGAGTTCTACCTCCCCAGGGGCATTGCGTACCACAACGGCAACTTGTACGTGGCGGAGTACGGCGCTCACCGCATCCGGCGGATTGCGGCCGCCACCGGCGTGGTCACCAGTTACGCCGGCAGTACGAACGCCAGTTTGGGTAGTACGGATGGGTTAGGCTCACTTGCGCGTTTTGACTCTCCCACTGCCTTGGCCTGCGACGCCAGCGGTACCCTTTACGTGGCCGATCTGGGCAATAACCGCATCCGCAAGATAACCGGCGCCACAACCGGCGTCGTGACCACGTTGGCCGGCAGCAGTCAGGGCATGACCGACGGCACCGGCACGGCCGCGCAGTTCTCCGGCCCGATCGGCGTGGCCTGCGACGCCAGTGGCAATGTGTACGTGGCCGACGCCGGCAACCACCGCATCCGGAAAATTGTGGCTGCTACGGGTGTGGTCACCACGTTGGCCGGCAGCAGCCAGGGCATGACCGACGGCACCGGCACGGCGGCACAGTTCTCCGGCCCAATCGGGGTGGGCTGCGACCCCAGCGGCAATGTATATGTAACCGATGCTGGCAACAACCGCGTGCGCAAGGTGGTGGCCGCTACCGGCGCCGTGACCACGCTGGCCGGCGGCACCGCTGGCTCGGCCGACGGCCTGGGCACGGCAGCGCAATTTGACTCTCCGAGAAGCGTGGTGTGCGACAGCAACGGAAACGCCTATGTAACCGATGGCAACAGCCGCATCCGGGTAGTGAAGTAG
- a CDS encoding T9SS type A sorting domain-containing protein: MKYFFSLATGLACTAGVWSTCLLASLLVLPATAQTLTNNGGTLTVQSGAVLCVSGSVQNAAGSTLQNNGTLELSGDLTSAGTFSGTGLLRATGTQDQTLTLPAGTSLGSLTVANTGASGQNRVLLPNDVTVTGTITLTAGNVRTASTAVLSLPDGATLVGETAGRVVQGNLRVVRASGSGNLDFGHGLTLDRTGLGQVTVTRTAGLQTAGVSYGQNGSYQGIDAVWQVQSEVGPTGAVPLTLQWTSDFDNGLTSFSQAQLWRAATAAGPWTALATGADASSRSLAGSTSSLGAFTVSNVANPLPVELVAFTVERRGGDALLRWTTAQEKNNARFEVEVSPDGRAFQRLGAVAGQGTSSTRHEYQFTDANLSRYGVTQLYYRLRQIDLNGTATLSLVRTVQVAGAARFAAQAWPNPFGAAGLQLTLQTGNAGAAEFIVYDALGRAVLGRQVAALPAGSTSLAWPAAAQLPPGVYYLWVQQAGQQTRLKLVRE, from the coding sequence ATGAAGTACTTCTTCTCCCTGGCAACAGGGCTGGCCTGTACCGCGGGTGTGTGGAGCACTTGTTTACTGGCCTCCCTGCTGGTGCTCCCGGCGACGGCCCAAACTCTCACCAACAACGGCGGCACGCTTACCGTGCAAAGCGGGGCAGTGCTTTGTGTGTCTGGTTCGGTGCAAAACGCGGCTGGCAGCACGCTGCAAAACAACGGTACCCTCGAGCTCAGCGGTGACCTGACCAGCGCCGGAACCTTCAGTGGCACCGGGTTACTGCGCGCTACTGGCACCCAAGACCAGACCCTTACCTTGCCTGCCGGCACAAGCCTAGGTAGCCTTACGGTAGCCAACACCGGGGCTAGCGGGCAAAACCGGGTGCTGCTGCCCAACGACGTGACGGTCACCGGCACCATCACGCTCACCGCCGGCAACGTGCGCACGGCCAGTACCGCCGTGCTCAGCTTGCCCGATGGCGCTACGCTGGTAGGCGAAACCGCGGGCCGCGTGGTGCAGGGCAACCTGCGCGTGGTGCGAGCCAGCGGCAGCGGCAACCTCGATTTTGGCCACGGGCTGACGCTGGACCGCACCGGTCTAGGTCAGGTGACGGTGACACGAACGGCCGGCTTGCAAACGGCGGGCGTGAGCTACGGCCAAAACGGTTCTTACCAAGGCATCGATGCCGTCTGGCAGGTCCAATCTGAGGTGGGGCCAACTGGGGCAGTTCCGCTCACGCTTCAATGGACATCGGATTTCGACAACGGACTAACCAGTTTCAGCCAGGCGCAGCTCTGGCGGGCGGCCACCGCGGCCGGTCCTTGGACGGCCTTGGCCACGGGCGCCGATGCCAGCAGCCGCAGCCTCGCCGGCAGCACCAGCTCGCTGGGCGCGTTCACCGTTAGCAACGTAGCCAATCCGCTGCCAGTGGAGCTGGTAGCCTTTACGGTTGAGCGCCGGGGGGGCGATGCCCTGCTGCGCTGGACAACGGCGCAGGAAAAAAACAACGCCCGCTTCGAGGTCGAGGTAAGCCCCGACGGAAGGGCGTTCCAACGCCTGGGCGCCGTGGCCGGGCAGGGTACATCGAGCACCCGGCACGAGTACCAGTTCACCGACGCGAACCTAAGCCGCTACGGGGTAACGCAACTTTACTACCGCCTGCGCCAAATTGATTTAAACGGCACCGCCACGCTTTCGCTTGTGCGCACAGTGCAAGTGGCCGGTGCCGCGCGCTTTGCGGCGCAAGCCTGGCCTAACCCGTTTGGGGCTGCTGGCTTGCAGCTGACGCTGCAGACGGGCAATGCTGGTGCTGCGGAGTTTATTGTCTACGACGCGCTGGGCCGCGCCGTGCTCGGCCGCCAAGTAGCAGCTCTACCGGCCGGCAGCACTTCGCTCGCTTGGCCAGCAGCGGCGCAACTGCCGCCGGGCGTGTACTACCTATGGGTGCAGCAGGCCGGGCAGCAAACCCGCCTTAAGCTCGTGCGCGAGTAA